A single Vanacampus margaritifer isolate UIUO_Vmar chromosome 7, RoL_Vmar_1.0, whole genome shotgun sequence DNA region contains:
- the col9a1a gene encoding collagen, type IX, alpha 1a, translating into MVSPGKTMDVCRSCRLLLLLQALLLASAQRGPVGPRGPPGPPGIAGVPGVDGIDGERGVDSKVNGGPGPAGENGNDGAPGASGLPGADGRVGPPGDRGSAGGKGTKGDPGPPGPAGEPGAGPHGSDGIPGTDGLPGEMGKAGPPGARGKRGQVGATGAAGPRGPPGVYQGQELCPSACPAGLSGHSGLPGMKGHKGVKGESGEPGRQGHKGEEGEQGPQGDVGSQGLPGPAGTKGLPGIAGSKGERGPRGKLGDLGPQGGQGAPGDFGQRGAIGESGPRGVQGDRGPSGIRGPPGPKGEAGLHGPDGREGIPGLPGSKGLPGKDGAPGDAGLQGLPGVPGSYGQKGVSGPEGVPGDPGVAGLMGSPGKQGERGDQGEAGPVGPRGGPGERGERGPGGPAGAPGGRGSKGDVGLPGLPGPAGYPGQKGDRGSVGLDGPKGEQGAAGAEGTPGYGGDLGDQGELGEKGATGPPGETGNKGPEGGRGQQGKEGEPGQVGPRGLQGDMGVPGLPGAQGLAGKSPTDARIKQVCMRVMQEQLAQLAASMSRPESGPAGLPGPPGPPGPSGPSGENGFPGHTGSRGLPGLKGPPGLLGRKGPKGDQGDRGDRGPTARGLKGVTGAPGLPGQPGRSAFGSDGRDGSRGPRGAPGIPGVPGPPGSSGPAGYCEPSQCVLPAMAAVAGAKDSAVKGPADM; encoded by the exons ATGGTCAGTCCTGGGAAGACCATGGATGTGTGCAGGAGCTGCCGTCTGCTCCTTCTGCTGCAAGCGCTTCTCCTTGCTTCGGCTCAG AGGGGCCCGGTGGGTCCCAGAGGCCCCCCGGGACCACCCGGAATTGCCGGCGTGCCCGGCGTGGACGGCATTGAT ggCGAGAGAGGCGTGGACTCCAAAGTGAACGGCGGACCA GGCCCCGCCGGAGAAAATGGCAACGACGGAGCTCCTGGCGCTTCAGGACTTCCAGGAGCAGAC GGACGCGTGGGACCTCCCGGAGATCGAGGTTCGGCCGGCGGAAAAGGAACAAAA GGGGATCCCGGACCACCAGGCCCGGCCGGGGAGCCC GGCGCGGGACCACACGGCTCGGAT GGCATCCCGGGGACTGACGGACTCCCAGGAGAAATGGGCAAAGCGGGCCCCCCT GGCGCCAGAGGCAAGAGGGGCCAAGTGGGCGCTACAGGAGCCGCGGGACCTCGG ggtcCTCCGGGAGTTTATCAGGGCCAAGAACTG TGCCCTAGCGCTTGTCCAGCTGGACTGTCAGGACACTCTGGACTGCCTGGCATGAAA GGTCACAAAGGTGTGAAGGGCGAGTCCGGAGAGCCCGGTCGACAAGGACACAAG GGCGAGGAGGGCGAGCAAGGACCACAGGGAGACGTGGGATCGCAAGGGCTTCCG GGCCCGGCCGGAACCAAGGGCTTGCCGGGAATTGCCGGCTCCAAAGGTGAAAGG GGACCCCGAGGGAAATTGGGGGACTTGGGACCTCAAGGCGGCCAAGGAGCTCCG GGGGACTTTGGCCAAAGAGGAGCCATCGGGGAGAGCGGACCCAGGGGGGTGCAG GGGGATCGAGGTCCTTCCGGAATCAGAGGACCACCAGGACCAAAGGGAGAAGCT GGCCTGCACGGTCCAGACGGTCGGGAAGGAATCCCTGGACTTCCTGGTTCAAAG GGACTTCCCGGTAAGGACGGAGCTCCGGGTGACGCCGGACTACAAGGTCTTCCC GGGGTTCCGGGTTCTTACGGCCAAAAAGGAGTTAGCGGTCCCGAG GGTGTGCCGGGCGACCCGGGTGTCGCGGGACTGATGGGGTCTCCGGGAAAGCAA GGTGAGCGCGGCGACCAGGGCGAGGCGGGGCCCGTCGGACCCAGAGGAGGACCG GGCGAACGAGGGGAAAGAGGGCCGGGCGGACCAGCGGGGGCACCGGGAGGGCGG GGAAGCAAAGGCGACGTGGGCCTTCCCGGACTCCCCGGACCGGCTGGCTATCCAGGCCAGAAGGGCGACAGG GGTTCCGTGGGTCTGGATGGTCCAAAAGGAGAGCAG GGAGCTGCGGGTGCCGAGGGGACGCCGGGATACGGAGGAGACCTG GGCGATCAAGGTGAACTCGGCGAGAAAGGAGCG ACGGGCCCGCCGGGCGAGACGGGAAACAAAGGACCGGAAGGCGGGCGAGGGCAGCAGGGCAAGGAGGGCGAGCCGGGCCAAGTGGGACCGCGAGGCCTGCAGGGCGACATGGGTGTGCCGGGGCTGCCCGGCGCGCAGGGACTCGCG GGCAAATCACCGACAGACGCGCGCATCAAACAGGTGTGCATGAGAGTCATGCAAG AGCAGCTGGCCCAGTTGGCGGCCAGCATGAGCAGACCCGAGTCGGGCCCGGCAGGGTTGCCCGGTCCCCCGGGTCCACCGGGCCCCTCGGGCCCCAGCGGTGAAAACGGTTTCCCCGGTCACACCGGGTCCCGGGGGCTGCCCGGTCTCAAGGGACCGCCCGGCCTCCTGGGCCGCAAAGGACCCAAAG GGGACCAAGGCGACAGGGGGGACCGGGGGCCCACTGCCCGTGGCCTCAAAGGAGTTACGGGCGCTCCTGGTCTGCCAG GGCAGCCAGGCCGGTCAGCGTTTGGCAGCGACGGGCGTGACGGCTCCCGGGGGCCCCGCGGGGCTCCCGGAATCCCCGGCGTTCCCGGCCCCCCGGGATCCTCGGGGCCCGCCGGATACTGCGAGCCATCGCAGTGTGTCCTTCCGGCTATGGCGGCCGTGGCGGGGGCCAAAGACTCTGCTGTCAAGGGCCCAGCTGACATGTGA